From Bufo gargarizans isolate SCDJY-AF-19 chromosome 10, ASM1485885v1, whole genome shotgun sequence, the proteins below share one genomic window:
- the ZNRD2 gene encoding protein ZNRD2, which produces MALQESDDDTWSPPSEADLKILRARRERQDKISRRMGDYLLNGYRMLAESCDTCGTILLQNRQKKTLCIACEELDSDTEKDNPVLNPQAALSQVREHQLSLQENHVHDVPAAVTPVIKPESGPVGATAAANVPDPIASAEGALLEKMSWATRQLKETCSVEYSSQLCTLIGTCAQSLKSLRDLPH; this is translated from the exons ATGGCGTTACAAG AAAGTGATGATGATACATGGTCTCCACCATCTGAGGCCGATCTGAAGATTTTGAGAGCACGGCGTGAGCGCCAAGATAAGATTAGCAGGAGAATGGGAGATTACTTATTGAACGGATACAGAATGCTTGCGGAAAGCTGTGATACGTGTGGG ACTATATTATTACAGAACcgacagaaaaaaacactttgCATCGCGTGTGAAGAACTTGATTCAGATACTGAAAAGGATAACCCAG tcCTCAACCCTCAAGCTGCCCTGTCCCAGGTGCGCGAGCATCAGCTTTCTCTACAGGAGAACCATGTTCATGATGTCCCAGCAGCTGTTACTCCTGTGATAAAGCCTGAGTCTGGCCCTGTaggtgctactgctgctgctaatgTTCCTGATCCTATAGCTTCTGCCGAGGGTGCTCTTCTAGAGAAGATGAGCTGGGCCACTCGCCAGCTGAAAGAAACCTGTTCTGTGGAGTACAGCTCCCAACTGTGCACACTCATTGGCACTTGTGCCCAGAGTCTGAAGTCCCTTCGAGATCTGCCACATTGA